In Neovison vison isolate M4711 chromosome 11, ASM_NN_V1, whole genome shotgun sequence, one genomic interval encodes:
- the ZAR1 gene encoding zygote arrest protein 1, which translates to MAALGDEVLDGYMYPACVPYSYPYPYHYPPAAKGKGASSGGGWRHRGGGCAPASSSSSSSSAGAAASSFPGCGQLTAAEYFDSYQRAQLMALLSQVGPGLGARPRRAGSRDVAVQVNPRRDASVQCSLGRRTLPRRTRDPAAPAGPGLEGAAAAGCGSASPPPARRGSEQRSPPSGAPRPIRFQRTVAVYSPVASRRLTTFPEGADGTAGEQRPAAPEGERRPPPARPRGPEEGEASARKAPRRPRPEQEGDEAGAQAAERTSWEQPAAGSGLPPRDSGTGEASRRRAPGGPEPPPPLERAQDAAGETPSPRSPEQAKERPRFQFLEQKYGYYHCKDCNIRWESAYVWCVQGTSKVYFKQFCRTCQKSYNPYRVEDITCQSCKQTRCSCTVKVRHVDPKRPHRQDLCGRCKGKRLSCDSTFSFKYII; encoded by the exons ATGGCTGCCCTGGGGGATGAGGTGCTGGACGGTTACATGTACCCGGCGTGCGTCCCCTACTCGTACCCGTACCCCTACCACTACCCGCCAGCCGCCAAGGGCAAGGGCGCGTCCAGCGGGGGCGGCTGGCGGCACCGGGGCGGGGGCTGCGCTCCCGCGTCCTCCTCCTCGTCGTCCTCTTCCGCCGGGGCGGCCGCGTCGTCTTTCCCCGGCTGCGGGCAGCTGACGGCCGCCGAGTACTTCGACAGCTACCAGCGGGCGCAGCTCATGGCCCTGCTGTCGCAGGTGGGCCCGGGTCTGGGCGCGCGGCCCCGCAGGGCGGGCAGCCGGGACGTGGCCGTGCAAGTGAACCCGCGCCGCGACGCCTCCGTGCAGTGCTCGCTGGGGCGGCGCACGCTGCCGCGCAGGACCCGCGACCCCGCGGCGCCGGCCGGCCCGGGCCTCGAGGGTGCGGCGGCGGCGGGCTGCGGCTCGGCGTCCCCGCCGCCGGCGCGCCGGGGTTCCGAGCAGCGCAGCCCCCCGAGCGGCGCCCCGCGGCCCATACGCTTCCAGCGCACCGTCGCCGTGTACTCGCCCGTGGCCTCGCGCCGCCTCACCACCTTCCCGGAAGGCGCCGACGGCACGGCCGGGGAGCAGAGGCCCGCGGCGCCGGAGGGAGAGCGAAGGCCGCCGCCTGCGAGGCCTCGAGGCCCGGAGGAGGGAGAGGCGTCGGCGAGGAAGGCGCCCCGACGGCCGCGGCCCGAACAGGAGGGGGACGAAGCCGGGGCCCAGGCCGCCGAGCGGACGAGCTGGGAGCAGCCGGCCGCCGGGTCCGGGCTGCCGCCGCGGGACAGCGGGACGGGCGAGGCGTCCCGGCGGCGCGCGCCCGGGGGTCCGGAGCCGCCCCCGCCGCTGGAGCGCGCCCAGGACGCCGCGGGCGAGACGCCGTCGCCGCGGAGCCCCGAGCAGGCCAAGGAGCGGCCGCGCTTCCAG TTCTTGGAGCAGAAGTACGGCTACTACCACTGCAAGGACTGTAACATCCGTTGGGAGAGCGCTTACGTGTGGTGTGTGCAGGGCACCAGCAAG GTTTACTTCAAGCAGTTTTGCAGAACTTGTCAGAAGTCTTACAACCCTTACCGAGTGGAGGATATCACCTGTCAA AGTTGTAAACAGACTAGATGCTCCTGCACTGTTAAAGTTCGCCACGTTGACCCTAAAAGGCCCCATCGTCAAGATTTGTGTGGGAGATGCAAAGGCAAACGCCTGTCCTGTGACAGCACTTTCAGCTTCAAGTATATAATTtaa